The Ostrea edulis chromosome 1, xbOstEdul1.1, whole genome shotgun sequence genomic sequence AAAGATCGCTTCAAAGGGCTAACCAAATCGAACACAGCAGTCCTTAGTAGTTTTCCCCATTTCATTTCGTGTAACCTTTACTTTTCTCTGCTACGTTTATACTAGTACATTTTCAATTAGTAATGGAATCAATTGGAAAAGATCGCTTCAAAGGGCTAACCAAATCGAACACAGCAGTCCTTAGTAGTTTTCCCCATTTCATTTCGTGTAACCTTTACTTTTCTCTGCTACGTTTATACTAGTACATTTTCAATTAGTAATGGAATCAATTGGAAAAGATCGCTTCAAAGGGCTAACCAAATCGAACACAGCAGTCCTTAGTATTTTCCCCCATTTCATTTCGTATTGAATGGATGGTTTTCTTTGTTTGCTTAACGTCATTAGTCCGTGCTTAGGTGTATAAGTCTTTCTTAAAGTTTCTTTTTAATATAAAGCCGAACATACACACAACAATGACCTAGCTTTTTATCAATTTGCACGAATGTTTGATGTTAGGgaaggaaaccggagtacccggaggaaacccacgcgTCCGAGCGGGTGATCACCATCCCCTCTCACACACAACCACAATCACAAGGATGAAGCCTGGGTCGTAGTGGTGAGAATCGAGTGCATTGACGACTATGCTATCCGGATACCCATAAATAAGAAATAAGAATGTCTAGACAGAAGAGGAATCCAAATTTCACAACTACAGAATTAACAATTCTAGTTGAAGTTGAAAAAAGTGGGACCTAATTTGTTCCAAGGAGAATTCCATTAAAACCACATAAACATTCGTTCAGCGGAGGAGTTAAAGAGGAAATGAAAACCATGCCATTTGCAGTGAAAGTATAAGGAAATTTGCAAAAAACTAAACGGGAGCAGAGGAAAACCGGTGGTGGTCTTTTGCCGACATGCAACATCCCAATCCCCCTAATAAGAGAAGATGCAATCAATCTAGGGGAAAACGGCAATATATCCGGAGTTGAAGGTGACATCGACACACCTAGAGCTAGTGAACAAGTTGCTGTCCTTTCAAAAGGACTGCAATACGTGTCCCGTATACACGTGTTTCTAACAGAAACCATTAATATGAATCCAGcaacaaaataccttaatctattgatataaatctggcaacaaaacAGTGATGCTTACAACCTTGActgttatttttcatttcaaagttcCGAGCTTCACAAATTATGTCCATTTTAAGATATGAAGAACAATATCACTTCCTTTGTTGAACGTTGCTGAGTTGAGTGAATTCGACTCCATACCATTAATCGTTTTTATCAAGAATATTCACAAACCTTACAGAACAagtttatctttttttattctCCTAATAATTGTTTATGAAACAATGTTGAATCCGATATGCATATGTACCCCCTCCACTTAACAGTGTGGACGGTGACGTGGTACCCCAAGAAAGGTTCCGGTGTAATCGGAATatcgacaccccccccccccccccccaagttgAGAAGAAACAGAAAAGGCCGAGCAATGTTCCTAATGGCTCCGGTGAAAACATACACTTGTGCATGCGCAAGATGACTTTTGCCCACCGTATCTTGTTTAGTCTCGCTTatatattttctaataaagttgGTGTCCACTAATGtcatctagtacatgtataaacaatcgAATCATCTTTCAAATTTTAAGAATTGACtcaataatatattatatactataGATGAAACATATAAAGTATTTGTATTCTTATATTAATATTTGGTTCATTTTAGATGAATCGAAATATATGCAAGGAAAATGGGAATTCATCATCACCGAAGTTCCATCAACGACCCAGTCATTGGAATTGTCTACATGTACTGGTACTAGCAGAgagatacatacatacacacacatatatgtgtgtatatatatatatatatatatatatatatatatatatatatgtaagactccaaagtgcgatggtttgcgCCAAAATGCGATGATTTGTTAACGTTACgaacgccaaagtgcgatggtcacacCAAAGTCTGATGGTGCGGGGTTCAgcaacgtttgtgacgtcacgtcactaacgtcattcttaacgtctttcaaaataaaaccgaagaaatgcatcATTGACGACATTAACAGCAAGGTTTACACTTTTGAggaacggcaaagtacatttgttgtcgaactctcttacttcgcccaaacattctttaattcatgatcatttattactttgacGTACACGTATTTTCCTGGGGCTAtgttatgatacaaaacattctatacgatttcgcgtcggaaaattttgtgtttaataacacgacagctaaattgtaatgaaataagttcttattcttatttttttgtGCATGGactttgcactgatattttggtgaaacaacacacggttggttcagtctgtaccaaaacactgtgtcgtttacaaaccaatggatttcgacgtgtcagaccatcgcactttggcgcatgagtgtgaACCATCGCattttggcgtgtcacaccatcggtgtttggcgcagaccatcgcactttggagtcatatatatatatacactttgtagaaatatttcaacCCTGTTACTggtcttcagtcgtgtttatctatctatctatctatctatctatatatatatatatatatatatatatatatataaatatgataaattcCTCTCTACATACGCTGCCATCTCTATATATGAATCATCAGCCTCTTTAAAACTGATCGATCATTGTGTTGCTGATATTAATGTATTATATAGGTTAAAAACATGATGTATCACCATTTACATGCAATGCAATCATATATTAGAAACGTTTCTTCGTTGATGACTTGAATACATGTGTAACGAATACTTTTACTTGTAAGAAATACATTTTCACAAATGCATAGTTTTTCCTTTGTAGCACCAAGGGAGTCTTTGTGATGGAGGAGAGGAATAATTAACACATTCCGACTTGATGTCAATAGCACATCCAAGAAACCCATTTCACAATAGAACAAAGACCAGTCTTCTGTCCTCTAAGGAACTCCTCTAGTAGGCTTGTCGCTTTTGGCATATTTCATTAGCAATATCTTTATGTAAATGGCAACAACATTTATGAAaaggaatgaatttatcaaCTGCTCTGTTAAATGGGACCCAGGTACAATTTCATAGTGTATGCTTTGATTAATATTCTGTGTGTACAACATCACTGTCATTTATCAGTATTTCATAGATTTCGAATTTCTACAGTTATCTTTAAATAAGCATTTGTCATCAACGGCATAGGATATATTGTGCATTTagtttattttttctctctctatttttttctttatggtACGCTGAGTAAACATGCTCAGTTATTTTTAGTTGTTTACTAATAGTAAACATAACCTTCTTTATAATGAAAACATGCACAGCTAATAGCAACAGGGCGCACATGAACACAGATAATATATCATAGACTGTAGTAAAACAAAATTACCTCTTTGTTACATGGCTCAGCTTCATATTCATCTCCTGGACACCCCTCTAAACTTATGGGCCTACATTGAAAATTCAGAAAAAGTGTATAATTTCTTTACCAATTATGTTCAGTATTCTATAATAATGTGAGTAATCACTGGTAGAATTAATCTGACTCCGGCCAATTGCTAATATCAGCCGACACATACGTTGGGTTGTCACACTTCCGGCTTCTGGAGTTTATCCCACGTCCACACGTTCTGGTACATCCCGTCCAGGCCCCCCACTGGCTCCACCCTCCCTGCCGTTCTACCAGGCTGTCCAGCTTGGCAGTTGCAGGAGCAACACAGTCCAATTTAAAACAAACcttcaaaaataaatatataaaaatacaaccACTTTCATACCAGTAATTAAGCATTATAAAGCAAAAAATGTATCATGGCCAATTTAAGCAATTTCATTATGTAAAAAATTTGCTTACTTTCTGTGTATCACAGTACATGCCATATATAGATAAACTTTCTCTGAACATTTGTCCATAGTTGCTTTGATCTCGGTTATGATTGGCACAGGTATAATAAACGCATACCTACAAGAAATGTAATTGATTTCAAAACGTTGAAAGATATTCTGGAAGAATAAGGTAACAAATCATTTTACATAGATTTTgaaataaaggaaaaataaTCATACACCAAGTTTTGGATACTTTCGGAAGCGGTATCCAGCACCATATCTAAGCCCACATATCTCATCTGGTGAATACGCCTGTCCTGAAAAAAGACAAAATTTTACTTGGCTGTTCAACTTTCATAATAATCATACTCTACAGATATTAAATTGCATCAGCAGTACCAGGGATCTCGGGTTTAAGAGTAATGTCTATTAGGTTCTGTGGTACATCTTTAGAAGGAATATTTTCTTCCCACAGGCAGGCTTGGTTTCCAGACCTTTATGATAGAAATAATTCATACGTTATTCTATTGTATTCCTTAATAATGGAaacaatttacataattatgtataaatgCAGACTTATCTTCTGCGATTCTAATGCAATATATATGAATTGtttatgattataaatatttcaatacgACAACGTTAAGTGTATACGGTATCCATtctagtacagtgtatatacaccACCAATACCACTTACTCCAGAAGCGTGTTCAAGGCGGTCTTACTACAGCTGCTCCACCCTGCACCGTACCCGCCCATCACACCCACGTCACTTCCGGTACAACCAAGATCTGCGTCATGTGGCATTCCCATACTATATGTCAATAAATCCAAATGCTTTTAAACTAACGAAAAATACTTGAGTACAATATAGTTTAGTATAGAGaagaaattcaatattttgttaaagtaaACTATTAATAGTAAATCTGATTCAAAAGAATTTTACACTCATACagaaacgtcaccagctgtaggtgaagtaccacaaattttgatCTTTGCATTACGCTCAAAGCCGTaacagtgaaggttctttatcgtgccaacgccccCCATGATACGTGGCCTccggttttaaggtcatatctaaaGGACCTACTGCCGGACGCTTgacgaaggaacagtcacttcTTGATATGTTAATTAGGTCTTACAAGGCGCCGGGTTGCAAAATCGACTCTCAGTTGCGAAACGAGTGCCCAAGCTAATCACTAGGCTGTAAAATTAATAGACTTTTATCTTCATCATCTCCAGAAGGATTTCAGGATGGGTCACCAATTAGTTCAAGTTCAATTATTTCGCTCACTCCATCAATCAGTGGCACGAGAGGTACAATAAATGGTAAAGAAAGTCGTCTAAATGAATcgtgaatagaaaaaaaaaaaaaattaaaaaaaactacaaaAGACGCACATACTACAgttacaaacaaaggaaaataaaaacaagagatATAAGTTATGGAGGGTAGACTGCAtcatgcaaagtgaagataacgaacagtgatcaatctcataactcctataagcaatacaaaatagatagttgggcaaacacggacccctggacacactagaggtgggatcaggtgcctaggaggagtaagtatcccctgttgaccggtcacacccgccgtgagcccttttaTTTAAGAAACAGAGATTTTAAAAACTCATTATCAATGATAAGTTACTAGCTTGGTTCCCacgttaaaaatttaaaatacttTTTCCATAACAAAATGGCTTATTCTAATTATAAGATTTATTATGttctaattttgatttgaataaatCAACAAAGGAGCAATTGACCATTTCAGAGTTTTATTGTTCATGGTAGAAAACTATTCATGTATGAATTTGCAAGCAGATTGGGAACTGATATATTTGTGGTTTCCTAGATTGTAATTGTGATTAGACAATGTGTAACACTCCgttatttcattcaaataatcAGGAGTGCAACCATTAACTATCTTTTAATACGACATTGCGGCTTCTTACTGATTTCTTCTGACTCTATGCTTAATCCGGGTGTCAGCTTGACCAAGTGTGAAGTGTATATCGTCcctaaaaatattttctttcttcatcTCAAAATCTTTGTTTTAAACCATTTCTGATCCCGTTGATATCAAACtgaatgtttttttttgttgttttttttttttgtttttttatttctagCAATAGTTCTATTTAAAGAAATTCCTGGCACTTGTAATTCAAATTTATGATGACCTCTACTATTAGgccaaaaatatttattattgtcTTTCCGCTAACAACCAAGAAAACATAAGGGTAGGTCGGTAGGAAATTAATTATAATctttttcttaaactttattttAAGAGTATTCTGATCACAAtctccatttaaaaaaaacatactgAACAAGATGATGAAAGCCTCAGTTTTCACTATACCCTTAATACAACTTTAAAATatgctttcatataaattaccAACAAAGCAATTACACGTGTAAACTACCAAAACGCTTCTTCGATGATCTCTtggacaatatatatatttttaaaattctaggGTAGGGGtataatttagggtcggtcgggtttACGGAAACACAGCAATTTTTATTCCAGGCCTTACACACATGGAATATGCATTACAAAAAACCTAGTCCTTGCCCTACAGGGTTTGAAAGTCTACTTATCTAATTATATGTTTATTGATCTAGATTACACCCACCAGTTCTAATGATTATACGTGCACTACTCGATGCGCAACATGTGGGAATAGAATATGTCGCACGATAAAGGTAGATATTctcataaaaatgtaataaatcttTAACATCAAGACTAGATGGTCAGATACGCCAATCTTGACTTTTCCCCTGAACAATTAGGGGGTTCAATCGTTCAGCTTTGCTGTGATATACAAACGGCATACCCTAAAACCTGGTCTCGCCTCATTGAAATGTTCAACCGGTATTAAGGTCTCAAATCTGGTATGACACCTATACTATAATATGTGTTTTGcctattacacatgtataatatttGTTTAGGGTTTTTGTGTGCAAACGATTAATTGGATTGAGTGTTTTAAGATCTATATTGCATAGCAACTTGAAGTGTTTGATGCTTAGCAAAACACATATTTGGCTCCGTAAGTACAGAATGTTGCGTAAAAATTGCATTCGCACAGCCTCCActccctttgaaaaataaaagcaacaaaaatatttttaaaaaatcaacaataataaaaaaaaacaacaaacaacccAGTGCTTGACAAAGAATGCAACTTTTAAACACCGTACTGTTAAGGAAACCTTGCAACAACATGCCCGTTACTCTGACAACCGCGTGTCAACAGGTGTTATGGTTTCGTATCAAAATACCTGGGTGTATTAACGGGTTCACTTACACTGTAATTAGGTTTAGTGTCCATTTCAAACGTAAACTATGTTGCTAAATTTTGTTCAACGttaatcaaaatgtttttgACCTATGCTTGGAAATGTTTCAGTCGAAACCTGCTGTTCAAAGTCGAAATCTGTTAAATGGCACGTCGaatatgttttgtaatatgggatcaatcaatatatcaataaataaataaaattcaaccaaaatatttttttccaaaaaacttCCCGGTAAAGGCATTGTTTCGACAGGGCAAACTACTGAAGCAGGAAAAACCGTATGTGGTCCTATGGTAAAAAGGACGAGACAACCGTATCCATGTTTATGTAATAGTAATATAGTCTTATATAAACCCGTAACCAACTAAGTTTATGTCTTTCCaacatgcatatatacatgtttaatgaATACTGTCTCCTCATTGTCTGTGTAAATAGGGCACAGTACATACATTTTCCATACATCAAACAGACATGCCGTTGCTTTAAGAAACTAATATCAAACAAAACTTTAACTATGGCATTAATAGTTAAATGTGTAGCATTCGAGTTTTCAATTCTTAAGAGTACTTTATGTATTACGACAATAAAATTGCATATGCTCTTTGACAGGCTTTGTAAAACTAATCACTATCATCAATCTAAATtctaaaggaaaaaaaaatcaatttaagtTGATGAAAATTTAGGGCCAAAAACTTTAATTATAAACCATAAGTCAGTAGAGGTCATTCTAAAGTTTGAAACCATACCAAAATCTGGGATAATACTAAAATTCTGATCAGTAATTTGGCATGGAGAAATTTGGCGTCAGACCAAACTGAGACACCTTGGCGGTGCATATCAGATTTTAGAATACGCCCACAAATGTATTACCTGAAAGCTAAGCGATTGTGCAGAGAATATCCAATATCGACCAGAAATACATTAGCATAGGAtagtattgtacatgtaccaatgtCAAAACAATAATATGGGAATTCTAATAATactatataaatcaaaataccaTATGAGTAATACTAATATTCCCCTACGGACATGCTCTATACACCCCTAAAAAACAAAGTCCAGCACCgaatttttgtgtttatcttacatacctttccGCTCCTGGTAGAACAATTAGTTTGGTGTTTAAACTATCACTTTAGTAATCAAAATCTTTCGAAacaattttgtttctttctcCCTGTCATGGCTGTGAAAATGAATACTTTCAGAccaaatttacatttaaattgATTGATCTACCAATAGTGCATACTGATAAATCctttaacattaaaacaaaaagtGTTCATATTTACAGATGTCCAATCTCGTGTGCCGTGGCGACAAAACTGGCGGCATATGTAGACGTGTCTACTGCGCAGTTGTACCGCTGGTTACACACGGAGCTCTGATAGGCGCGGCCCAGGACATCAAGGTTTGGCAATCTTGGAAGAGAGTAAAAATGATGCAATGTACTAGggggtgaaacgatgcatcGCGATGCGGCCGAATCGCGATGTAgtggtctcgattcgatgttcgatttattcGCGGTCTGTTTCGGTTCGATGCGGTTCTAAAAGCATAGCACACATTGCTCTTGATAACACGGTTTCTGATTAACCAATGtaattgaaaattgcccaattAACATACGAGTAAACTTTGCTGCATCAAAATGGACGCAGTtgagttgaaaaatgcacccccaatgtataaatcctgggtatggcGACATTTCGGCTATAGGACAAGTAATAAGAGTGTTGCTCTATGTTAAAcgtttttacattatgtagaatttatttgcagagaaCAATAAATACAACGAAACATAAGAAAATCTTAGCactataaagaatttggtatatgctattgtatcgaatcgagactaaagtatcgaaaatcgaatcgaatcgagaaggtactgtatcgtttcacccctacaATGTACCACACGatgtttttattctttttttaaatatctttttttttttttttttttggaataactaatagataaatgaaagtccattttgaatttattaatGTCGTTACAAGTTCCttgatgaaaagtttacaatgaaaaagaTCTTAAAATCGATAATTTACAGTTACGTCTTTTCTTACCCCACATGCATATATCTTATGTCATACGTCCCTTCATTTGTTGTAGATTTACAGAAATCCGACATGACATCTCCAAGAAGTGTTCTGCTCGAAATATACCAAGACTGGAAACgtcaaagttgaaaaaaaaaaaaattaaaaaaatgacgTAACAAGAGCAGAacttaaacaaaatatgaaagagtGAAATGTATGTAGATTACTTTTTTCATAAAGCCCTATCTTTCTATCAAGTTttttcacaatatatatatatatatatatatatatatatatatatatatatatatacttatatatatatatatatatacttatttcataatgaaaGAATATACCATAGTAATcacattttttatcatatatatttaatcATCAGAAAATATCGTTTAAATGTCTTACAGGCTCCGTTTCGTAAAAATGAACTTTCTTCAAAACTAGTTTAACGTTGTATCCAAGCATATCGGATCTCGACCACTCCATCTGAACCTGTCATGAAATATTCAATACTGTTCCATGATACTGATGCAAATAAAAGTATCAGCATAAAAGGTGTGTTTTTTAATTACCCAGCAGGATCGTTTGAATATCATTAAACATTGCCGTAGGTAATAATTTCCAGGGAAACCTGATTCTATTTGAAAGAGTGTATTTCaagtttttaacaattttaaaatgattgatcAGGAGCATACGTACCGCGTGGTATTTCATCAGTATGTGTTGCAATCGTTTGGAGTAGTCTGTCACCAGCATGGACCGGGTGTAAGCAGCGTCCGTGAATACAGCTAACTCTATGGTTATGTTGCGTGACGGCACAGATCGTTTGTTTCTTACATTTAAATTATTTCCAGTTAagttttctgaaattttttaaatgaaaattatttaattttgtaaaatagtgaattgaaaaaaaaaaaattctgtgaGCGAATACAATGACATTAATAACTTGATCAATATTAAAGTATCACATATATACCGGTGGGATTCGAGCATGTGCTTTTGTCTTTCTGTCGAGCTACCAAGACGGGGATGGGATGTGTATTAGATGTTCCAGGTAAGGATTGTAAATGTAAGGTTTGCTCCGCAGTTCTGATGATTCCGAACTATTTCAgagaaatgaaagaaatatacttCAAAATATACCCTGGCTTGTAAATCATACAATACAACATTGttgaatttcaataaaaaatttaaatgtacgTACAACACCATCACACAAAGATAAACAGGCTTTGCCTTGATGCGACGTCACACTTCCGGTAAGAAAGCAGTCTGGGTGCGCACCTGTCCACGGAAGGGGCGAACCACTGGTAAATGTTAGGATCTCGGCAGAAGAGTGCAGAATTGGTTCGGGTGGACTGAGTTCCAAGCTAAACTTCTCCCCGGAATACTCAAACGTCATCTTTATTGGATTCATAAGATGATCTGATATTTCTTCACTCTTTGGTCTGCTTAAAATAGAAGACGACTCAATAAATGCGAGTGTATATTagagtgtatacatgtatatatatatatatattatgtatatatattatatatatatatatatatatatatatatatcgaacAGTTACCCGAGTACACTATTGTCGTCCCAAAGGGTTGTGTATTCGATACCCGTCATCCCGTTGTTCACCATTTCCTTTCGCAAGGACTCTCCATCTTCTGCAGAGCATCCCAAAATCTACAACAcgacaaaataaaatttggtccTTCTTATGCATTTCCAACTAAACTTTATGTAACGATAACGTCACATTTCGTGAAATGTTCTGCCATATCAtatcatatttaaaataaaaccaaaaaaaaataaaaaaaataaaaaacacattCTAAAAAACTTTGCCTTAAATTATATCCTAATTTTGAAAGTTCAGAACAATTAAGAAATTAACTCATACTTCATGCATAcatattttacaaacaaaatctCAATTAAGCTTCACGTGACTTTGATCATACAACATGCTTAGCtttgaaatcagaaataaaaaGGACAAGTGTTATTCATCCACTGCCGTAATCCTTGTGATCAAATAACTTTACAAAGTCAGAAAAGTAGTTAGAAGTGTTGTCAGATTACTTACAAGAATTGCTGTCCATAAGAATAACTTATTAAGTTCCGTATCcattgaaataagtataaacATTTCGCATCGCAGTCCCACAAATCAAAAACCTCTAAACGTCATGATCTCAGCACCTAAATTTGAATGTACAGATCATAAATATCGATGAATAAGCTATCGATCAAACGCAGTGATTATGCACCTCTACCGCATGCAGTAAATTTGTGCATGAATGTAGATGGTTTAAACTCACCTTTTCAGTATACATAATTAGAATCAACGGTTTCTCAATCCCAGATATAATAGATTCAGCAGACGAAAATCATGCCTAGCTCCCTTGGCCAAAGTTTTTGGTTTGACGATCAGtttgtacaaatgtacattacaCACAATGGAGCAAGGTTTTGTATAGACTATTATGATCGGACAAAATAGTTTCCTGTTGCACATGTGTGTATTAAAGTGTCAACACCCTATCTAATGAATGTAGACGACATTTAATTAAACTTCAGGTTTGACAGCCACGTAAGTTTCCATCACTGCATCGCTTATAATTGTCACACCTGCCTAGTCTGTACGTCCCACCTACCTTCCGTGACAATCCTCCATAGAGCCTAATTAAGAATGTAAAAAACGTCCACTGTTACATATTGTACTTTAGCCACCTATATCATATTGGATCGCTCAAGTTTCAGGCATTCCAAAtctgtttacaaatgtgaatgcTGACTCTTGATTGACCTTTACCCTATTGTACAACACCTAGTTAAGTGCATATTTTAGTTCTCAGGGACTTGTTATAGTGAAGTAATTGTACAGAAAAGTAGGATGTAAGTATCAGATAATATTCAAGGGGGAAGTCACTTCGCGGCCCATCCATCAGATACGACTACCGACGATTAGCGAAATCGCATTGTTTACGGTCTGATAGATATAAACATTGTTGATGAAAATCTAGCATTACATAGTGTTCAATAACCTTTCATTCTGCATAAATGATTTATGTTGTAAGAATGAATAGTAtgttgtgtgttttttttttggttttttttaaaagtcatatAAGGCGCAATATATACCTTTGTAGGTATTGCACAAGAATAAAGTCAGTGATTCGGCCCCGGTATTATTTTCAAGAGGCTCGAGATACGAAGAACCCCGGTAGGATATTGTGAAGGAAAATGGCGTGTTATTGGTGTAGCAGCTCAGGCAGTTTCGTGATT encodes the following:
- the LOC125663673 gene encoding A disintegrin and metalloproteinase with thrombospondin motifs 5-like isoform X5, translating into MFILISMDTELNKLFLWTAILILGCSAEDGESLRKEMVNNGMTGIEYTTLWDDNSVLGRPKSEEISDHLMNPIKMTFEYSGEKFSLELSPPEPILHSSAEILTFTSGSPLPWTGAHPDCFLTGSVTSHQGKACLSLCDGVFGIIRTAEQTLHLQSLPGTSNTHPIPVLVARQKDKSTCSNPTENLTGNNLNVRNKRSVPSRNITIELAVFTDAAYTRSMLVTDYSKRLQHILMKYHAVQMEWSRSDMLGYNVKLVLKKVHFYETEPSWYISSRTLLGDVMSDFCKSTTNEGTYDIRYMHVGLPNLDVLGRAYQSSVCNQRYNCAVDTSTYAASFVATAHEIGHLMGMPHDADLGCTGSDVGVMGGYGAGWSSCSKTALNTLLESGNQACLWEENIPSKDVPQNLIDITLKPEIPGQAYSPDEICGLRYGAGYRFRKYPKLGVCVYYTCANHNRDQSNYGQMFRESLSIYGMYCDTQKVCFKLDCVAPATAKLDSLVERQGGWSQWGAWTGCTRTCGRGINSRSRKCDNPTPISLEGCPGDEYEAEPCNKEPCASDSSDQTTLQNQRAGETCKKLRDANVINPDNLKETGSRYSSTAHGQCEVTCDPVSGYTIPTFTRFGFMPDGVSCVGGSNTWDLNNWPRKSGSYYMCLDGLCQRFGCDNQYNGKVFDECGVCGGDNSTCTVIEKTDSQLQNNGERRTIALLPKGAFNIQFWFSYAAMKKNFLEVYDMKGKVILASMIGSSWKWDTRTEPVLFGGTQLYYFFHDQFLHFKGPLNESCEIKLFQNDVNNNVGVNFAFSEPKPVHFDCDFEGGTCGLTLTNFTQDTYSSTNIIDSSPPTKGFGNSFVYIASKSVDEEGTILTSTVAGTSQTQCLAFHYYISGTNSNITLSWNSSSSDAFWEITNPEFNSFVCVSLNISTLEEDKILIKGVTKASDKGSILLDNIKLFPNSGAFCNSQESCSKDVIVTTTPKLEVTTSGSRSTTEITKGITGVIPRIHGINHSECPEILMVFPNRAAVTILLNMKISRFILRITRIMTLKIIRIMIDIPYL